The following DNA comes from Mycolicibacterium aromaticivorans JS19b1 = JCM 16368.
ACAGACCCCGCCGCGGTGTGGGGTGACTACTTCCCCGCCTCCGACGGCGAGATGGCCTCCGCGGGCCTGGCCTACTACCACCGCGGGGACCCCGAATCGCCGGTGGTCTACGAGGACTTCCTGCCGGCCTCAGCCGCCGGGATCTTCCGGTCCAATCTCGACACCGACACCGAAGCGGCCGCGGTGGCAGACGAATCCGGTTACGACATCGACTGGATGGCCGGCACGATCGGCCGCCCCATTCACGACCCCTACGACCTTTACGACGCGACCGCCCAGGAGGCCCCCCCATGAGCACCGCCCACGACCTGCGCGCCCGAGTGCGCGCCGCCTTCGACGCCATCGGCGCACAGGTCGACCTCGCCGAGCCGGGCGGACCAGGCCTGCCTGCGAGCACACCGGTGACCGGCGAGGTCTTGTTCACTCATCCCGAGACCACACCCGAGCAGACCCGGACCGCGATCGCCGATGCGGCGCAAGCGTTTACAACGTGGCGCACCACACCCGCCCCGGTTCGCGGCCAGCTGGTGGCCCGGCTGGGCGAGCTGCTGCGCGAGCACAAGGCCGACGTGGCCACCCTGGTGACCGTCGAGGCAGGCAAGATCACCTCCGAAGCCCTCGGCGAGGTCCAGGAGATGATCGACATCTGCGACTTCGCGGTCGGGCTGTCCCGTCAGCTCTACGGACGGACCATCGCGTCCGAACGCCCGGGGCACCGGCTGATGGAGAACTGGCATCCGCTCGGCGTGGTCGGGGTGATCACGGCCTTCAACTTCCCGGTCGCGGTGTGGGCGTGGAACACCGCGGTGGCGCTGGTCTGTGGCGACACCGTGGTGTGGAAGCCCTCGGAGCTCACCCCGCTGACCGCGATCGCCTGTCAGGCGCTCATCGAGCGGGCCGCCTCGGATGTCGGAGCGCCGGCTCACCTCAGCCGCCTGGTCCTCGGTGGCCGCGAGGTCGGCGAGGCACTGGTCGACGACCCCCGGGTGGCCCTGGTGTCGGCGACCGGTTCGGTGCGGATGGGCAGGCAGGTCGGTCCGCGGGTCGCCGAACGCTTCGGCCGGGTGCTGTTGGAGCTCGGCGGCAACAACGCCGCCGTCGTAACCCCTTCCGCCGATCTGGATTTGGCGGTGCGGGGCATCGTGTTCTCCGCGGCCGGCACCGCCGGGCAACGGTGCACGACGTTGCGCAGGCTCATCGCGCACACCTCGGTGGTCGACACCCTGGTCGAGCGGATCACGGCCGCCTATCGCAGTCTTCCGATCGGGGACCCCGCCGCCGAGGGCACACTCGTCGGACCGCTGATCCACGAGACCGCCTATCGCGACATGGTCCGCGCGCTGGAGCGGGCGCGCAATGACGGTGGCGAGGTCATCGGCGGCGAACGGGTGCACGTCGGTGATGAGGCGACGGAGGCGTTCTACGTCACGCCCGCGGTGGTGCGGATGCCCGCCCAGACCGAGATCGTGCACAACGAGACGTTCGCGCCGATCCTCTACGTGCTCACCTATACCACCCTCGATGAGGCGATCGAGCTCAACAACGCTGTCCCACAGGGACTCTCGTCGGCGATCTTCACCACCGACGTTCGCGAGGCCGAACGTTTCCTGGCGGCCGACGGCTCGGACTGCGGGATCGCCAACGTCAACATCGGAACCTCCGGAGCCGAGATCGGCGGGGCGTTCGGCGGCGAGAAGCAGACCGGCGGCGGTCGCGAGTCGGGATCGGATTCGTGGAAGGCCTATATGCGCCGCGCCACCAACACCGTCAACTACTCCTCGGAGCTACCGCTGGCCCAGGGCGTGCACTTCGGCTAACCGCCCAGCAGGCTGAGCAACTCGCTGCGGCCGATCTGGTTGACCAGAGTGGCGGCGTCGAAGTAGATCCGCTCGTTGGTGATGCGATCGCCGTCGAAGGAGAACACCGCGATCACGGGCACCCGGAAGGCCTTGCCTGTCGGCGGCAGCCCGTAGAACTCTCCGAGATTCGTTCCCAGTAGGTCGAACTCCACGATCACGCCGTCGTCGGTGACGTGGAAGCTGGCGTTCTCGTGGCGCTGGTCGGGGAATGCGGTGCGCGTGGTGCGGTAATACGTCATCACTTCGTCGTCGCCGTCGAAGACCTGTTTGGTCGGGATGATCTCGTAGCGCGGGTGTCCGTTGAAGGTTGCCAGGGTGCGGTCGAACTCCTTGGTCACCTCGGTGTCCATGTGTTCTCTGATGACGTCGAGCCGACGCCGACGCATATCGTCGCTGATCATCGTGTTCCTCCGGGCGGCTGGGGCTGTTGTACTTGTGTCAGTATGTCCGCATGCCGGAATCACCCGCCCGCCGCCGTCTGTCTCCGCAAGACCGGCGCAGCGAACTGCTCGCATTGGGCGCCGAGGTGTTCGGCCAACGTCCGTACGACGAGGTCCGCATCGACGAGATCGCCGAGCGCGCCGGGGTCTCGCGCGCGCTGATGTACCACTACTTTCCCGACAAGCGCGCGTTCTTCGCCGCGGTGGTGCGGGCCGAGACCGAGCGATTGTTCGAGGCCACCAACACCTTGGTCGCCCAGGGCGAGACCCTCTTCGAGCGGTTGCGGGCCGGCGTCGTGGCCTACATCCGCTACGACGAGCAGCATCCGCACGGCGCCTGGGCGGCCTACATCGGGATGGGGCGCACCGACCCGGTCCTGCGCGGCATCGACGACACCGACAACGAGCGGCAGATGCAGCGGATCATGGCCGCGATCACCGACGTGGTCCAGGGCGACCTGGACTCCAAGGTCGAGCGTGACCTGCGGGCGATCGTCTACGCGTGGCTGGCGTTCACCTTCGAACTGTGCCGCCAGCGTGTCCTCGACCCGTCGATCGACGCCGACCATCTCGCGGATTCCGGCGCCCACGCGCTGCTCGACGCGATCGTGCGGGTGCCGGGCATCCCGGCGGCCCTGGCCGAGGCAGCCGACCGGCGCTGAGTCAGCGCACTCCTGCGAAGAACGCCCGGACGTCGTCGACGAACAGCTCGGGCTGCTCGAAGGCGCCGAAGTGACCGCCCCGCGGCATGTCGGTCCAGCGGGTGATGTTGTAGGTGTTCTCACACCAGCTGCGCGGGGGCCGCATGATCTCCTTCGGGAACCGCGCAATGCCGGTGGGCACCTCGACTCTGCCCCGCGCGCCGAAGGACCGGAAGCTCTCCCAGTACAGCCGGGCTGACGATGCGGCGGCGTTGTTCACCCAGTACAACATCACATTGTCGAGGATCTCGTCTCTGGTGAGCGCGTTCTCGGGATGGCCGTCGCAGTCGGTCCACGCCCAGAACTTCTCGACGATCCACGCCAGCTGACCGACCGGAGAGTCGGCCAATCCGTAGCCGAGCGTCTGCGGACGGGTGGACTGCTGCTTGGAGTAGCCGGAATCCCACTTGGCGTAGTACTCCCCCGCCGCCAGTGCGTCCTTCTCCTCGTCGGTGGGGTCGGTCAGCGGACCGCTCGGGAAGGCCATCGGCATGTTCGTGTGGATCGCGATGCAGTTACCGCCGTTGCGGCCGATCTGCGTGGTCACCGCCGCACCCCAGTCGCCGCCTTGCGCCACGTAGCGCTGATAGCCCAACTTCGCCATCAGCGTGTCCCACGTCGTGGCGATCTTCTCGATACCCCAGCCGGTCGTCGTCGGCTTGCCCGAAAACCCGTAGCCCGGCAGGGACGGGCACACCACGTGGAAGTCCTCGGTGAGCGGTTCGATCACCTTGGTGAATTCGACCACCGAGCCGGGCCAGCCGTGCGTGATGATCAGCGGCAGCGCATCAGGATTCGCCGACCGCTGATGGACGAAATGAAGGTTCAGCCCGTCGATCTCGGTGGTGTGGTGGTCGAACCGGTTGAGCGCGGCCTCCCGTCTGCGCCAGTCGTAGTCGTCGGCCCAATAAGTGGCCAGCTCGCTGGTGTAGGCCAGCGGGATGCCCTGGCTCCAGTCGTCGACGCATTCCTGCTCGGGCCAGCGGGTGCGCTTGAGCCGATCCCGCAGGTCCGCGAGCACGTCGTCGGGTATCGCGATGCGGAAGGGACGGATATCGGTCACTGTCACTGCCCTGTCATCTGAAGTTGGCGCAATCCTAGCCAGCCGGGGCATGTGCCGGTCTAGTGTCTGCGCTCATGCGGTTGGTGGTCGATCTCAACAAGTGCCAGGGCTACGCGCAGTGTGTGCCGCTGGCGCCTGAGGTTCTCGAATTGGTCGGGGAAGAGGCGTTGGCCTACGACCCCAACCCGGACGATTCGCAACGCCAGCGGGTGTTGCGGGCGGCGGCATCTTGCCCGGTTCAGGCGATCATCCTCGAACTAGATCCGCCCGCCGATCGCGAGACGCCATGATCGGTACCTACAACCTGGACGAGGTGGTCGCGAAGTTCCGGGCCGAGGGCCGCATCGCGATCGTGGGCGCGTCCCTGGCGGGACTGCGCGCGGCAGAGGCGTTGCGGGAGAGAGGGTTCAACGGTTCGCTGACCATCGTCGGCGACGAGCCGCACGAACCCTACGACCGGCCGCCGCTGTCGAAGCAGGTACTCAAGGGCTGGGTGCCGGCCGACCACACCAAGCTCCCGCGGCTGCGCCGAGTGGACGCCGACTGGAAGCTGGGCGTCGCGGCGATCGGCTTGGACCGGCCCAACCACGTGGTCACACTGGCCAACGGCGAGGACGTCGGCTACGACCGGCTGTTGATCGCGACCGGAACCCGGGCACGCCCCTGGCCCAACCCCGCCGAAGGGGCGCTACGGGGTGTCTTCACCGTCCGCACCGTGGAGGACGCCGCCGGTCTGGCCGCCGCCTTGAAGGACCGCCCCAAGCGGGTTCTGATCGTGGGCTCCGGATTCGTCGGATCCGAAATCGCCTCGGTCTGCCGTGATCTCGGCCTACCCGTCACGGTGGCCGAGCGAGGCAAGGGCCCGTTGCGGGGCGCGCTGGGCGGAGTCATCAGTGACATCGCCGCGGGCATGATGCGCGACGCCGGAGTAGACCTGCGCACCGGCGTCGCGGTGGAGGGCCTGTCCGGCGACAGCACCGGAAAGGTGCGCTCGGCCCACTTCTCCGACGGCACCGACCTCGACGTCGACGTGGTGGTGGCATCGCTCGGCTCGATCCGCAACGTGGAGTGGCTCGACGGCGCCGGCCTGGCCGCCGGCCAGTGGGGGCTGGCGTGCGACGCCGGTTGCCGGGCCTTCGACATCAACGGTGTGGTGACCGACCACATCTTCGTCGCAGGCGACGTCGCACGAGCCCCGCACGTGCTCTACGGCTACGAGTTCCTGTCCCAGGAGCACTGGGACAACGCCGTATTCGGCGCGGAAGTGGCCGCCAACAACATGATTCACCTCGAGGTCGGCCGCCGTCCGCACCTGCCGCTGCCGTCGTTCTGGTCGGGCCAGTTCGGGGTGAACATCAAAAGCGTCGGGGTGTGCTCATTCGGCGACGAGATCGTGTTCACCCAGGGTTCGCCGTCGGAGCGCCGATTCGCGGCCGCCTACGGCAAGCGCGGCCGGATCGTCGGCGCGGTGACCTTCAATCACGGCAAGTGGTTGCCGTATTACGCCTCGCTGATCGAAAAATCCGCACCGTTCCCTCCCCCGCCGCCCGGCTACGACCGGCCGGTGGATGCCGAACCGATGCCGGCGCGCTTCCCTGATCCGCGGGAGCCCGCGGGCAACCCCGACGTGGTGCTGACCGGACATGACCCGACCGAACGCAGCGCCCAGTTCCGTCCGCGGGCGTAAGGAGACCGTCATGGATGCCGCTACCGCCTGGGCCGAGGCGATGAAGTTCGAGAACCGCGCCAACCCCTATCCCTACTTCGAGGAGCTGCGCCAGAATCCCGTGGCCAAGGTGTCGGAGAAGACCTACGTGGTGACCGGCTATGCCGAAGCCGTTGCGCTGGCTCATGATCCGCGGGTCAGCTCCGACATCGGCCGCAGCCCGTCGGGTCTGTTCGGCGAGAAGCAGGCCCACCTCGAACCGCAGGAGGCCGCGCAGACGCGCGATTCCAGCATGCTGGTTGCCGACCCACCCCAGCACGACAGGATGCGCAGGCAGTTCATGCGCCATTTCGGGCCGCCACATACCCCGGATCTGATCCCGGGCATGGAGGCGATGGTCGCCGATCTGGCCAACGAACTGCTGGACAAAGTAAAAGCACGCGGCGGCACCCGAATGGACGTCGTCGACGACTTCTCCTACCCGATCCCGGTGTCGGTGATCTTCCGGGTGCTGGGCGTTCCGATGGCCGACGAACCCAAATTCCACGGGTGGGTCACCGATTTCATGCAGGGCGCCGACGTCGGGCCGGAGCGCGACACCGCGGAGGGCCGGGCGGCGACCGCGAAAGCCGCGGCGAGCATGGTCGAGCTGAATTCCTACATTCACGATCTGGTCGAGCGTCTGTCCCGCGAACCGGCGCCGGGACTGTTGTCGGCCGCCCTGCACGACGACGGTCCGGACGGTCCGGTGTCCACAGCCGAAGCGGAATCCAACGCGCAGCTACTCCTGGTCGCAGGCCACGACTCCACCGTCAACACCATCAGCAACTGCGTGATGACGCTGCTGCGCAATCAGGGCTCATGGGAACTGGTCCGCAACAATCCCGAGCTGATCCCGGGCACCGTCGAAGAGGTGCAACGCCTCCAGGGGGCAGTGCAGTTCTTCCCGAGCCGCTGGGCCACCGCCGACATCGAAATCGGCGGAACGCGCATCCCGGCCGGGTCAGCGGTTTTCCTGGTCTGGGCGGCCGCCAACCGCGATCCGCGCCGCTTCGCCCACCCGGACCGGTTCGATCCGATGCGCAAGGACAACGAGCACCTCGGCTTCGGCAGCGGCATCCACACGTGTTTCGGCGGACCACTGGCGCGGCTGGAGATCAACGTCGCCCTGGAGATCTTCCTCGAACGGGTGCGATCACCGCGGCTCGTCGTCGACCCGCCGCCCTACCGGCGGAACCAGGTGTTCCGCGGGCCACGGCATCTATGGGTGGATTTCGCGTCGATCGACGATTGAGGCCGGCTGATACCTGTCGGTACCCCCTGGCACCCTGGAGTCGTGAGTTCCCCCGATCCGATGAGCCGGTTCAGTCCGCTGACGCGGCGCTGGT
Coding sequences within:
- a CDS encoding aldehyde dehydrogenase family protein — protein: MSTAHDLRARVRAAFDAIGAQVDLAEPGGPGLPASTPVTGEVLFTHPETTPEQTRTAIADAAQAFTTWRTTPAPVRGQLVARLGELLREHKADVATLVTVEAGKITSEALGEVQEMIDICDFAVGLSRQLYGRTIASERPGHRLMENWHPLGVVGVITAFNFPVAVWAWNTAVALVCGDTVVWKPSELTPLTAIACQALIERAASDVGAPAHLSRLVLGGREVGEALVDDPRVALVSATGSVRMGRQVGPRVAERFGRVLLELGGNNAAVVTPSADLDLAVRGIVFSAAGTAGQRCTTLRRLIAHTSVVDTLVERITAAYRSLPIGDPAAEGTLVGPLIHETAYRDMVRALERARNDGGEVIGGERVHVGDEATEAFYVTPAVVRMPAQTEIVHNETFAPILYVLTYTTLDEAIELNNAVPQGLSSAIFTTDVREAERFLAADGSDCGIANVNIGTSGAEIGGAFGGEKQTGGGRESGSDSWKAYMRRATNTVNYSSELPLAQGVHFG
- a CDS encoding ferredoxin; this translates as MRLVVDLNKCQGYAQCVPLAPEVLELVGEEALAYDPNPDDSQRQRVLRAAASCPVQAIILELDPPADRETP
- a CDS encoding ester cyclase; its protein translation is MISDDMRRRRLDVIREHMDTEVTKEFDRTLATFNGHPRYEIIPTKQVFDGDDEVMTYYRTTRTAFPDQRHENASFHVTDDGVIVEFDLLGTNLGEFYGLPPTGKAFRVPVIAVFSFDGDRITNERIYFDAATLVNQIGRSELLSLLGG
- a CDS encoding epoxide hydrolase family protein, coding for MRPFRIAIPDDVLADLRDRLKRTRWPEQECVDDWSQGIPLAYTSELATYWADDYDWRRREAALNRFDHHTTEIDGLNLHFVHQRSANPDALPLIITHGWPGSVVEFTKVIEPLTEDFHVVCPSLPGYGFSGKPTTTGWGIEKIATTWDTLMAKLGYQRYVAQGGDWGAAVTTQIGRNGGNCIAIHTNMPMAFPSGPLTDPTDEEKDALAAGEYYAKWDSGYSKQQSTRPQTLGYGLADSPVGQLAWIVEKFWAWTDCDGHPENALTRDEILDNVMLYWVNNAAASSARLYWESFRSFGARGRVEVPTGIARFPKEIMRPPRSWCENTYNITRWTDMPRGGHFGAFEQPELFVDDVRAFFAGVR
- a CDS encoding TetR/AcrR family transcriptional regulator, yielding MPESPARRRLSPQDRRSELLALGAEVFGQRPYDEVRIDEIAERAGVSRALMYHYFPDKRAFFAAVVRAETERLFEATNTLVAQGETLFERLRAGVVAYIRYDEQHPHGAWAAYIGMGRTDPVLRGIDDTDNERQMQRIMAAITDVVQGDLDSKVERDLRAIVYAWLAFTFELCRQRVLDPSIDADHLADSGAHALLDAIVRVPGIPAALAEAADRR
- a CDS encoding NAD(P)/FAD-dependent oxidoreductase translates to MIGTYNLDEVVAKFRAEGRIAIVGASLAGLRAAEALRERGFNGSLTIVGDEPHEPYDRPPLSKQVLKGWVPADHTKLPRLRRVDADWKLGVAAIGLDRPNHVVTLANGEDVGYDRLLIATGTRARPWPNPAEGALRGVFTVRTVEDAAGLAAALKDRPKRVLIVGSGFVGSEIASVCRDLGLPVTVAERGKGPLRGALGGVISDIAAGMMRDAGVDLRTGVAVEGLSGDSTGKVRSAHFSDGTDLDVDVVVASLGSIRNVEWLDGAGLAAGQWGLACDAGCRAFDINGVVTDHIFVAGDVARAPHVLYGYEFLSQEHWDNAVFGAEVAANNMIHLEVGRRPHLPLPSFWSGQFGVNIKSVGVCSFGDEIVFTQGSPSERRFAAAYGKRGRIVGAVTFNHGKWLPYYASLIEKSAPFPPPPPGYDRPVDAEPMPARFPDPREPAGNPDVVLTGHDPTERSAQFRPRA
- a CDS encoding cytochrome P450; translated protein: MDAATAWAEAMKFENRANPYPYFEELRQNPVAKVSEKTYVVTGYAEAVALAHDPRVSSDIGRSPSGLFGEKQAHLEPQEAAQTRDSSMLVADPPQHDRMRRQFMRHFGPPHTPDLIPGMEAMVADLANELLDKVKARGGTRMDVVDDFSYPIPVSVIFRVLGVPMADEPKFHGWVTDFMQGADVGPERDTAEGRAATAKAAASMVELNSYIHDLVERLSREPAPGLLSAALHDDGPDGPVSTAEAESNAQLLLVAGHDSTVNTISNCVMTLLRNQGSWELVRNNPELIPGTVEEVQRLQGAVQFFPSRWATADIEIGGTRIPAGSAVFLVWAAANRDPRRFAHPDRFDPMRKDNEHLGFGSGIHTCFGGPLARLEINVALEIFLERVRSPRLVVDPPPYRRNQVFRGPRHLWVDFASIDD